The window ATGTAGTAACAGATAAATACCGATAACGTTACGATTATAGAGTCAATGATTAATAATAATATGTATCTTTGTTTCGCATTCATTGAATCCCTTCCTTCACAGTCCAATAATACTTTAAACGATTCAGTTTAAAATATGACATACTACTAAACTAACCTTAATTATATCACTCAAAGTGAGCCTATAATGTTACATTTTCGTAAAGACAAAGTAAACTCATTTACTTAACATTGCTATAATTGTAATCAATGGTCATTTAATCTTCATTACCAAATTTCACACTTTCTAATAAGCAAAGAAATTTTAGAGTGATATTGGTAATATGAATAGAAAAAATAATCTCTTAACCATTACATGACCTATCTCTTTTAAAACAACCCAAATCGCTTCTTTTTCTTCTTCTTACGATTAGACACTGCTTCACTCATCTGTTCAACCGGCAATGTTCTGATCGTCCCGTTTTGAATTACTTGTTCTGCATTGTATAACACTCTATCAACTACATCATGCAATCCTTCTTGCTTTAATACATCTAATGCCTCTCTCATTAGAAACGGTCTACGCTCTACATGATGGGCATCACTCGCAACAAAATGTGCATGGTTCGTTCTTAGCATCTCTATCGATAACTTCTGAATCCGTTCACCTTGTACTCCGGTAATACTCCCTGCTGTAATTTGTGCCAATGCGCCCTTCTCAACAAGGTCAGTTAATTTTGAAGGTCTTTGTGAAATCTCTTTATTTCGCTCTGGGTGGGCAATGACTGGGATATACCCTTTCATTTGAATATTGTAGAACAATTGATCAATATAGAATGGCACTTCTGCACTTGGTAGTTCAATCAATAAGTACTTACTATCATTCAATCCCATATCTAGTCCAGATTGAATATTATCTAACACTTCTCCATACGCATGAAT of the Abyssicoccus albus genome contains:
- a CDS encoding tyrosine-protein phosphatase, yielding MIDIHNHLVIGVDDGAATEEDAINLMKQAVSQGIKGIIATPHHRVFDWYTEAEDVRRYVNALNQVAEKNQIDITIYPGQEIHAYGEVLDNIQSGLDMGLNDSKYLLIELPSAEVPFYIDQLFYNIQMKGYIPVIAHPERNKEISQRPSKLTDLVEKGALAQITAGSITGVQGERIQKLSIEMLRTNHAHFVASDAHHVERRPFLMREALDVLKQEGLHDVVDRVLYNAEQVIQNGTIRTLPVEQMSEAVSNRKKKKKKRFGLF